A window of the Egibacter rhizosphaerae genome harbors these coding sequences:
- a CDS encoding 3'-5' exonuclease — MTVWQDAGFLVVDFETTDANPRQARPLSAGWVAIVNGRIRVADGGYTLIASDGEVPVASMPFHRLLPEDVAAGTTPADVGSILTAVLDGRTLVAHGAWLELAMLRRLGVRWPRNETVDTMQLAREVEGEHGHRDLTLTALARRYELPVPRAHHAFGDALATAQLLLALVARLGARRSPTVDDLRRLARPR; from the coding sequence GTGACCGTGTGGCAGGACGCCGGGTTCCTGGTGGTGGACTTCGAGACCACCGACGCGAATCCCCGCCAGGCACGGCCGTTGTCGGCCGGATGGGTCGCGATCGTGAACGGCCGCATTCGGGTGGCCGACGGGGGTTACACGCTCATCGCGAGCGACGGGGAAGTGCCGGTCGCCTCCATGCCGTTCCACCGGCTGTTGCCCGAGGACGTGGCCGCCGGCACGACGCCGGCCGACGTGGGCTCGATCCTCACGGCGGTGCTCGACGGCCGGACCCTCGTCGCCCACGGCGCCTGGCTGGAGCTCGCGATGCTGCGCCGCCTCGGCGTCCGGTGGCCGAGGAACGAGACGGTCGACACGATGCAACTGGCCCGCGAGGTCGAGGGTGAGCACGGCCACCGGGACCTCACCCTCACCGCACTGGCGAGGCGCTACGAACTGCCCGTTCCCCGCGCCCATCACGCGTTCGGTGACGCGCTCGCCACCGCGCAGCTCCTCCTCGCGCTGGTCGCGCGACTCGGGGCCCGACGGTCGCCGACGGTCGACGATCTCCGCCGGCTGGCCCGTCCGCGCTGA
- a CDS encoding DUF294 nucleotidyltransferase-like domain-containing protein: protein MAAGDRPRRPARWAAHGSQQPPAAALTDLVELLEACPAFHGLARGDLEPLARDAELTYLAEGARTPVRDARPLVVWRGALLVQDAEDRTIDLVGEVEFHAPAADTTIVTQRAALLVMLPERAIDLAWSGRPERLGATDSSDPAERIDLQTAATRSMMSTPLLTAAPDEACRVAARRMRAHGVSCLVVFRGDRVGILTDRDLRNRLVAEGASPDEPVEAFATFPVRTIAADVPAAEALIDMLAAGIHHMPVREGERLVGMVTSSDLLQLGTRSPLFLRKALDRAADVPAVASALEDLPRTVRALLDAGTSPTDTARVVSTVTDRVISRLLRLAEDEVGSMPTAFGWLAFGSQARRESTLSSDQDSGLLLPDELTPTDEEAFARLGTWMTAALERCGYPRCPGGVMASEPGWRRSRGAWEERFRDWIRTPTGDSLLGTEIGFDLRTVAGELDATTLLAPTIAEAAGNQRFLGQLAREATRYRPPLGFTGRLTVERSGDHAGTLDLKAGAMLPIADIARVHALAGASRVLDTPSRLRAASEDRRISGDLASTLRGGYDIALGLRLRGHLEQHAAGQPLTNRIDPGDLSPLVRSDLKETFQAVRLAQEVLASTYHTGMLG from the coding sequence ATGGCCGCAGGTGACCGTCCCCGTCGACCGGCGCGCTGGGCCGCACATGGGTCCCAGCAGCCGCCTGCTGCGGCGCTGACCGATCTCGTCGAGCTGCTCGAGGCCTGCCCCGCGTTCCACGGGCTGGCCCGCGGTGACCTCGAGCCCCTCGCGCGCGACGCCGAGCTCACCTACCTCGCCGAGGGGGCCCGGACACCCGTCCGTGACGCCCGACCGCTGGTGGTCTGGCGCGGTGCGCTCCTCGTCCAGGACGCCGAGGATCGCACCATCGACCTCGTCGGCGAGGTCGAGTTCCACGCACCCGCTGCCGACACCACGATCGTGACGCAGCGCGCGGCGCTCCTCGTGATGTTGCCGGAACGAGCGATCGACCTCGCCTGGTCCGGCCGCCCGGAGCGCCTCGGCGCGACCGACTCCTCGGATCCCGCCGAGCGCATCGACCTTCAGACCGCCGCGACACGGTCGATGATGAGCACACCCCTGCTCACCGCCGCACCGGACGAGGCCTGCCGGGTGGCCGCACGCCGCATGCGCGCACACGGCGTGTCCTGCCTGGTCGTGTTCCGCGGCGACCGGGTCGGCATCCTCACCGATCGCGACCTGCGCAACCGGCTCGTCGCCGAGGGCGCGAGCCCCGACGAGCCCGTCGAGGCGTTCGCGACCTTCCCCGTCCGGACCATCGCGGCGGACGTCCCGGCCGCCGAGGCCCTCATCGACATGCTCGCCGCCGGCATCCATCACATGCCGGTCCGCGAGGGCGAGCGGCTCGTCGGCATGGTGACCTCCAGCGACCTCCTGCAGCTCGGCACCCGGAGCCCGCTGTTCCTGCGCAAGGCCCTCGACCGCGCCGCCGACGTCCCGGCGGTCGCCTCGGCGCTGGAGGACCTCCCGCGGACGGTGCGCGCGCTGCTCGACGCGGGGACCTCCCCCACCGACACCGCGAGGGTCGTGTCGACGGTGACCGACCGGGTGATCTCCCGCCTGCTCCGCCTCGCGGAGGACGAGGTCGGGTCGATGCCCACGGCGTTCGGATGGCTCGCGTTCGGCAGCCAGGCACGGCGGGAGTCGACGTTGTCGAGCGATCAGGACAGCGGACTGCTCCTGCCGGACGAGCTCACACCGACCGATGAGGAGGCGTTCGCCCGACTGGGGACCTGGATGACCGCGGCGCTCGAGCGCTGCGGATACCCGCGGTGCCCGGGTGGGGTCATGGCCTCCGAGCCCGGCTGGCGGCGGAGTCGCGGTGCCTGGGAGGAGCGCTTCCGCGATTGGATCCGCACCCCCACCGGCGACAGCCTGCTCGGCACCGAAATCGGCTTCGACCTGCGCACGGTGGCGGGCGAGCTCGACGCGACCACGTTGCTCGCCCCCACGATCGCCGAAGCCGCCGGGAACCAGCGCTTCCTGGGGCAACTGGCGCGCGAGGCGACGCGTTATCGGCCACCGCTGGGGTTCACCGGGCGCCTCACGGTCGAGCGCTCGGGCGATCATGCGGGAACGCTCGACCTCAAGGCCGGTGCGATGCTGCCGATCGCCGACATCGCACGGGTGCACGCGCTCGCGGGAGCGAGTCGGGTCCTCGACACCCCCAGTCGCCTTCGGGCAGCGTCCGAGGATCGCCGCATCTCCGGTGACCTGGCGTCGACGCTGCGCGGGGGCTACGACATCGCGCTCGGCCTCCGCCTGCGGGGCCACCTCGAGCAGCACGCGGCCGGACAGCCACTCACGAACCGCATCGATCCCGGCGATCTGTCGCCCCTGGTGCGCAGCGATCTCAAGGAGACGTTCCAGGCCGTGCGCTTGGCCCAGGAGGTCCTCGCGAGCACCTACCACACGGGGATGCTGGGGTGA
- a CDS encoding benzaldehyde dehydrogenase has product MGFIAEQEWDGKVYSDGWTRPSGGAMDIIEPATGGSLGRSGVAGPEDVTNAAARAAQAQREWAAKSFEERSAILRHAGELLEEHTDEIHPWIMRETGAIGGKAGLETHVAAEECFEAAALARQPQGEILQTAKPWMSFARRRPVGVVGVISPFNFPLILSTRSVAPALALGNSVVLKPDPRTPVTGGVLLARAFEEAGLPEGVLHVLPGGADAGEALVADPQVPVISFTGSTEGGRKVGEAAARHLKRTHLELGGNSALVILDDADLDAAVSAGAFASFMHQGQICMTTGRHLVHERIAGDYLDALREKAEGLPVGNPATDQVVVGPLIDEGQRDRVHSLVSQSVDGGAKLVTGGTYEDLFYQPTVLSDLQPDSPAYRNEVFGPVAPVRSFSDVEQAVAMAADSDHGLSLGIMTGDVMRGVEIADRVPSGIVHINEQTVGDEAVAPFGGVADSGNGSRLGGTSNLEAFTEIQWLTMQGQPTRYF; this is encoded by the coding sequence ATGGGCTTCATCGCCGAGCAGGAGTGGGACGGCAAGGTCTACAGCGACGGATGGACGCGTCCGAGCGGGGGCGCGATGGACATCATCGAGCCCGCGACGGGCGGGTCATTGGGTCGGTCCGGGGTGGCCGGGCCGGAGGACGTCACCAACGCGGCCGCGCGTGCGGCGCAGGCCCAGCGGGAGTGGGCGGCCAAGAGCTTCGAGGAACGCTCGGCAATCCTGCGCCACGCGGGCGAGTTGCTCGAAGAGCACACCGATGAGATCCACCCCTGGATCATGCGCGAGACGGGCGCGATCGGGGGTAAGGCCGGGCTGGAGACGCACGTGGCCGCCGAGGAGTGCTTCGAGGCGGCGGCGTTGGCGCGCCAGCCGCAGGGCGAGATCCTGCAGACCGCCAAGCCGTGGATGAGCTTCGCCCGCCGGCGTCCCGTGGGCGTCGTGGGGGTGATCAGCCCGTTCAACTTCCCCCTCATCCTCTCGACGCGGTCGGTCGCGCCGGCGTTGGCGCTGGGCAACTCGGTCGTGCTCAAGCCGGATCCCCGGACGCCGGTGACCGGTGGCGTGCTGCTGGCGCGTGCCTTCGAGGAGGCCGGGCTGCCCGAGGGGGTGCTGCACGTCCTGCCCGGCGGCGCCGACGCCGGCGAGGCGCTGGTGGCCGACCCACAGGTGCCGGTGATCTCGTTCACCGGCTCGACCGAGGGCGGTCGCAAGGTGGGCGAGGCCGCGGCGCGCCATCTCAAGCGCACACATCTGGAGCTCGGCGGCAACTCGGCGCTCGTGATCCTCGACGACGCCGACCTGGACGCAGCCGTGTCCGCCGGCGCGTTCGCCTCGTTCATGCATCAGGGGCAGATCTGCATGACCACCGGCCGGCACCTGGTGCACGAGCGCATCGCCGGCGACTACCTCGACGCCTTGCGCGAGAAGGCCGAAGGTCTGCCGGTCGGGAATCCGGCCACCGATCAGGTCGTGGTCGGGCCGCTGATCGACGAGGGCCAGCGTGACCGGGTCCACTCCCTGGTGAGCCAGAGCGTCGACGGCGGCGCGAAGTTGGTGACCGGCGGCACGTACGAGGATCTCTTCTACCAGCCCACCGTGCTCTCGGACCTGCAACCCGACAGCCCCGCCTACCGCAACGAGGTGTTCGGCCCCGTGGCACCGGTGCGGTCGTTCTCCGACGTCGAGCAGGCCGTGGCCATGGCCGCCGACAGCGACCACGGCCTCTCCCTGGGCATCATGACCGGCGACGTGATGCGGGGGGTGGAGATCGCCGACCGTGTGCCCAGCGGCATCGTGCACATCAACGAGCAGACCGTCGGTGACGAGGCCGTCGCGCCGTTCGGCGGCGTGGCCGACTCCGGCAACGGCTCACGCCTCGGCGGCACCAGCAACCTCGAGGCGTTCACCGAGATCCAGTGGCTGACCATGCAGGGCCAGCCCACGAGGTACTTCTAG
- the betA gene encoding choline dehydrogenase gives MTESIHDVVIVGGGSAGSALANRLSADPATDVLVLEAGRPDYKWDVFIHMPAALPFPIGSRFYDWNYESEPEPRMHGRRVFHGRGKVLGGSSSINGMIFQRGNAMDFDLWARDFGLESWDYAHCLPYFKRMETCLAGEDRWRGGDGPLKVERGEADNPLFGAFLDAAAQAGYPLTDDVNGYQQEGFSRFDRNVYRGRRLSAARAYLHPVMDRPNLQVRTRAMAARIVWDGNRARGVDYIHRGRMKRVLADEVILAGGAVNTPQLLQVSGIGDADEVRALGVEPVQHLPGVGENLQDHLEVYVQYSSKQPVSLAPNLAWWRRPWVGAQWLFGRTGPGATNHFEAGGFVRTNDEVTHPNCMFHFLPLAIRYDGTSPTEGHGYQVHIGPMFSDVRGTVKARSRDPRDKPALRFNYLSTERDRREWVECVRAARDILGQPAMEPFNAGEISPGPGVDSDEEILDWVANDGETAYHPSCTARMGRDEMAVVDPDSMRVHGTEGLRVVDASVMPRITNANIYAPTMMIAEKAADLIRGDTPLPPDDAPVHRHGAG, from the coding sequence ATGACCGAGAGCATCCACGACGTCGTGATCGTCGGCGGTGGCTCCGCCGGGAGCGCCTTGGCCAACCGCCTGAGCGCCGACCCCGCCACCGACGTGCTCGTCCTCGAGGCGGGCCGCCCCGACTACAAGTGGGACGTCTTCATCCACATGCCGGCGGCGCTGCCGTTCCCGATCGGCAGCCGCTTCTACGACTGGAACTACGAGTCCGAACCCGAGCCGCGCATGCACGGGCGGCGCGTCTTCCACGGGCGGGGAAAGGTGCTCGGGGGCTCGTCCAGCATCAACGGGATGATCTTCCAGCGCGGCAACGCGATGGACTTCGACCTTTGGGCCCGGGACTTCGGCCTGGAATCGTGGGACTACGCCCACTGCCTGCCGTACTTCAAGCGCATGGAGACGTGCCTGGCCGGCGAGGACCGGTGGCGCGGCGGCGACGGACCGTTGAAGGTCGAGCGCGGGGAGGCCGACAACCCCTTGTTCGGCGCCTTCCTCGATGCCGCGGCGCAGGCGGGGTATCCGTTGACCGACGACGTGAACGGGTACCAGCAGGAGGGCTTCTCCCGCTTCGACCGCAACGTGTACCGGGGACGCCGCCTGAGCGCCGCCCGTGCCTACCTGCACCCGGTCATGGACCGCCCGAACCTGCAGGTGCGCACCCGAGCGATGGCGGCCCGGATCGTCTGGGACGGCAACCGCGCCCGCGGCGTCGACTACATCCACCGCGGCAGGATGAAGCGCGTGCTCGCCGACGAGGTCATCCTCGCCGGCGGGGCCGTGAACACCCCGCAGCTCCTCCAGGTGTCCGGGATCGGCGATGCCGACGAGGTGCGTGCGCTCGGTGTCGAGCCCGTCCAGCACCTGCCCGGAGTCGGGGAGAACCTGCAGGACCACCTCGAGGTCTACGTCCAGTACTCGTCGAAGCAGCCGGTGTCGCTGGCGCCGAACCTCGCCTGGTGGCGGCGCCCCTGGGTCGGCGCCCAGTGGCTGTTCGGCCGGACCGGGCCCGGTGCGACGAACCACTTCGAGGCCGGCGGGTTCGTGCGCACCAACGACGAGGTGACGCACCCGAACTGCATGTTCCACTTCCTGCCGCTGGCCATCCGCTACGACGGCACGTCCCCGACCGAGGGGCACGGCTATCAGGTCCACATCGGGCCGATGTTCTCGGACGTCCGCGGCACCGTGAAGGCGAGGTCACGCGATCCGCGGGACAAGCCGGCGCTGCGCTTCAACTACCTCTCGACCGAGCGGGACCGCCGCGAGTGGGTCGAGTGCGTCCGGGCCGCGCGCGACATCCTCGGCCAGCCGGCGATGGAGCCGTTCAACGCCGGCGAGATATCGCCGGGCCCCGGCGTGGACTCGGACGAGGAGATCCTCGACTGGGTGGCGAACGACGGCGAGACCGCCTACCACCCCTCGTGCACGGCCCGCATGGGTCGGGACGAGATGGCGGTCGTCGATCCCGACTCGATGCGGGTGCACGGCACCGAGGGGCTGCGCGTCGTCGACGCCTCGGTGATGCCGCGCATCACCAACGCCAACATCTACGCGCCGACCATGATGATCGCGGAGAAGGCCGCCGACCTGATCCGCGGCGACACGCCGCTGCCACCCGACGACGCGCCGGTGCACCGTCACGGCGCAGGCTGA
- a CDS encoding response regulator, producing MIRVCLVDDQTLVRAGLRQLLELTSDVVVSCEAGDGDEALAAVEADPPDVLLLDLRMPVRDGISVLRTMRERGDEIPTLVLTTFDDDELVLGALRAGAHGYLLKDVTLEGLVGAIRTIAAGGTMWQPAITERLVRAAGELPARNALDQEPDPQPLTGRELEILRLLAGGYANREIATALHLAPGTVKNHVSSILLKLGVRDRTQAILRALHTGLLTDRDRAG from the coding sequence GTGATCCGCGTGTGCCTGGTCGACGATCAGACGCTGGTGCGAGCCGGGCTGCGGCAACTCCTGGAGCTGACCAGCGATGTCGTGGTCAGCTGCGAGGCCGGTGACGGTGACGAGGCCCTCGCCGCGGTCGAGGCCGACCCTCCGGACGTCCTGTTGCTCGACCTGCGCATGCCGGTACGGGACGGGATCAGCGTGCTGCGCACCATGCGCGAGCGTGGCGACGAGATCCCGACACTCGTACTGACCACCTTCGATGACGACGAACTGGTCCTCGGCGCGCTGCGCGCCGGCGCCCACGGCTACCTGCTCAAGGACGTCACCCTCGAGGGGCTCGTCGGGGCGATCCGCACGATCGCGGCCGGCGGCACGATGTGGCAGCCGGCGATCACCGAGCGGCTCGTGCGCGCCGCCGGCGAGCTCCCCGCAAGGAACGCCCTCGACCAGGAACCCGATCCCCAGCCACTCACCGGACGAGAGCTCGAGATCCTGCGGCTGCTGGCCGGCGGCTACGCCAACCGGGAGATCGCCACAGCCCTGCACCTCGCCCCCGGCACCGTCAAAAACCACGTGTCGAGCATCCTGCTCAAGCTCGGGGTGCGCGACCGGACGCAGGCCATCCTGCGGGCGCTGCACACGGGCCTGCTGACCGATCGCGATCGGGCCGGGTGA
- a CDS encoding sensor histidine kinase produces the protein MSEQSLDRWTAIGSIVICASVAAPMLVWGFAAGTQPTVGPVWLWWTVYGTFVLALAALMLPGPGQRPRGRNLAVGVLVTSAVLAVLLLDSGQGWTPILMVFSAAMAASTWSRPAAIAVVVVQSLALLAGATLVADVHGIEVAIYVGFYGVMQAFVVVAQWLEARQSATRAELAATNVELQATQALLEESVRGAERVRIARDLHDAVGHQLTALSLELEVASHRAQPPASEHVTRARRLATDLLTEVRDTVGQLRSQPVELEAALAALCTDVQRPRIHLQVDEAIEVDEARLSALMRAAQEIVTNAIRHSEAENVWLRVSRHEDAIVLIGEDDGGGGADDISFGHGLTGLTERVHELGGRVSVEPGKGFRVTAQVPLPDPTVSATEVPAP, from the coding sequence ATGTCGGAGCAGTCCCTGGATCGATGGACCGCGATCGGCTCGATCGTCATCTGCGCGAGCGTGGCCGCGCCCATGCTCGTCTGGGGGTTCGCGGCGGGGACGCAACCCACCGTCGGCCCTGTCTGGCTGTGGTGGACGGTGTACGGAACGTTCGTGCTCGCACTCGCGGCCTTGATGCTGCCGGGACCCGGGCAACGTCCCCGGGGGCGGAACCTCGCGGTGGGAGTACTCGTCACGAGCGCCGTACTGGCGGTGCTACTACTTGACTCGGGTCAAGGCTGGACGCCGATCCTCATGGTGTTCTCCGCGGCAATGGCCGCATCGACCTGGTCCCGGCCGGCAGCGATCGCGGTGGTCGTCGTGCAGTCGCTCGCCCTGCTCGCCGGCGCCACGTTGGTCGCGGACGTCCATGGCATCGAAGTGGCGATATACGTCGGCTTCTACGGGGTGATGCAGGCGTTCGTCGTCGTGGCCCAGTGGCTCGAGGCGCGCCAGTCGGCCACGCGGGCGGAGCTGGCCGCCACCAACGTGGAGCTCCAGGCCACCCAGGCCCTGCTCGAGGAATCGGTGCGCGGCGCCGAACGGGTGCGCATCGCCAGGGACCTCCACGACGCCGTGGGTCATCAGCTGACCGCGCTCTCCCTCGAGCTCGAGGTGGCCAGCCACCGCGCTCAGCCGCCCGCCAGCGAGCACGTCACCCGCGCACGCCGACTTGCCACAGACTTGCTGACCGAGGTGCGCGACACGGTCGGTCAGCTGCGCTCGCAGCCGGTGGAGTTGGAGGCGGCACTCGCGGCACTGTGCACCGACGTGCAGCGGCCGCGGATCCACCTCCAGGTCGATGAGGCGATCGAGGTGGACGAGGCGCGGCTGTCGGCCCTGATGCGGGCGGCCCAGGAGATCGTCACCAACGCCATCCGCCACAGCGAGGCCGAGAACGTGTGGCTCCGGGTGTCCCGCCACGAGGACGCGATCGTACTCATCGGCGAGGACGACGGCGGCGGCGGCGCCGACGACATCTCGTTCGGCCACGGACTCACCGGCCTCACCGAGCGCGTCCACGAGCTCGGAGGCCGGGTCTCGGTGGAACCCGGGAAGGGGTTCCGGGTGACCGCCCAGGTACCGCTCCCCGACCCGACCGTCAGCGCGACCGAGGTCCCCGCCCCGTGA